The sequence CCTAATCAGCGTGTCTGCCGTAGTCGCAACCGCGAGTGAACCCGTAACGACCGATCCAACGGCTACTGACACGGCGTACCGGAGAGCGGGGGGCATACTCCGGTGTGGGGTAACGCCGGAAAAAGACTCTGACGATCGGATACACGGCCCGGGAACGGTCGTCCGGAGCGAGGAACGGGTGGGGGCTGACTCCGTTCGGGACGGCCCTCCTGGAGCGCGGTCCGCGATAGGAGTTTCCGCGACTGCGCCCGTTTGCCCGTGTGTATCCGGGATCGTGGAATTCACATCCACCCGATACCGCTCGCTATCACCCCACCGCGGTGGACTGATTCGACGCGACCGGGGTCTTCCGTGCGAGTTCGTAGAGCCGATGGCATCCGGGGTTCGGTCCGGTCGATCCCGCGCTACAGTGGGCGATTCGCCCGTTCAGGTAGACTGCAACGCGCTTGCCGGTCACCCCGCCGGGCGCATCGATCTCCAGCCGATACGCGATCTCTCCCTTGCAGGACGTCGTGCCGTTCGACGGCTCGATCGTTCGGACGACCGCTCGGTACGTGACGATGTCCGCGTTTTCGGGTGACGTCCGCGCGACCTTCGCCGTGAGTTCGGCGTCCGGCGACGCGGTTTCGACGACTCCCCGGTAGACGTTGGTGCCGCCTGCGCCGCTCTTCGAGGCCGCAAACGACCGGATCTCGCCGCGGCACCCACGGTCGGTGACGGCCAGTGAGTCGACCTCCGGGGTCGGCTCCGGCGGGTCCGGCTCGAACGGCCCGGCGTCGGTGGCGTACGCAGCACCCACGAACAGGGCCGACGTGGCGATGACTGCAACGAGGACCTGTCGCTGCACACCGCAGGCTGTCGGAAGAGGAATAAGAGTCTTGTGTGTGGTTTTCGGACGGTGGACACTGCCTGAACGCGCCCCCGAACGTCGCGGATTCGGCCGCACGAAGGTGGCTCAAATCTAATTTTAATGCTTCAAGCGTTCTAATATGGCTCCGTGACGACGTGGACGTGATGGCCGTTGTCGCCGCGTTCAACGACGGAGCCGCTGCCTCAAAGAGACAGTCGGTGCTACTCGTTGCCGGGCTGGTTCCCGGGGCCGGCAGCCAGCTCCGACACGTCGACGACCTCGTCGGGTCGCCGGTGCTCTCGGCGGGGGCGTCAGTGGCGTGGCTGGTCGCTTTCCCGTTCGTGCTCGGAACTGCCCGCGACGCGGTCGAGGGACCGGGCGTTTCACCCGCTCGGATCGTCACCAGCGCCCGGACGCATTACCTCCGGCCGGTTCTGGCAACCGTACTGTTCGTGGGTATCGTCCTCGGGGCCGGCAGACTGCTCGGAGTTGCCGGACTCGTGTTCGGGATCGGAACGACCGCACTCACAGCGGCACACGAACTGCTCGCCGTCGCTGCCGGCATCGGCTCTATGCTCGTGTGGCTGGCGTCCGTACTCGTCGTCTGTCTGTTCGTGCAGTTTTACGACGCCGCGACCGTCGTCGAGGACCACGGCGTGACGGGGGCGTTCCGGAGCAGCGCCCGACTCGTCCGTGCGAATCTCACAAGCGTCGTCGGGGTCTCGGAAATCTGGCTCGTCCTATCGAACGCCTTCCGCATCCCCGAGTTCGTGCGCAGAACGGTACTGATCGGTCGCACCCCCCCAGACGCTCCCGGCTGCCGTTCCGCTCGCGGTCGGCGTTGGCCCGTCGGCGGCGGGCGTCGCGTACTTCTACACGCGGCGTACTATCTGCGACTGATCGCTACCACGGCCCCTTTGGGGCGAGGAGGATGATCGCTCACTAACAACTACGTACGACCACCGCGAAGGGCCACTGCTCGCACCGGAACGGAACTGACCCGAACGACGCATCCCCGCATTCGACACACGATGCCACGACTCCTCCCGACACAGACGGACGCGACGATCGAACGAAGCGACTCCCCGACCGTCCTGAGTCTCGACGACGACGACACCAGGGACGTGATCGAAGCGCTGTCCTCCGAAACGGCCTACGGGATCTTCCGTCTGCTCAACGAGACGCCGGCGACGCCGGCACGGATCGCCGAACAGCTCGATCAGAGCATACAGAACGTTCACTACCACCTGTCAAACCTCGAATCGGCCGGCGTGATCGAGGTCACGGACACGTGCTACTCCGAAAAGGGGCGTGAGATGAGCGTGTACGTCGTGTCCGAGGATCCGACGCTGCTGTTTCTCGGCACGGAGGACGACCGGCCGAGTCTCAAGCGCGCGTTCAGATCCTTCGCCTCGCTGCTCGGCCCCCCGTCGATCCTGCTTGCGGCCGGCGAAGCAGTGTCGCAGCTACTCACTGGCGAATGACCGACCGACCCGAGTTCCCGAGCCGGCAGGCGAATTCCGTCGAGAACGCACCGACGAGCAGCGCGGCACCCACGATCAAAGCCCGGGACGACCTCGAGGGGTGCGGCTGTCTCGACTGTCGGAACGTCGGGACTGTCAGCGTCAATCGGACCGTGCTCGACATGCTCGTGTGGTCCGTTCGGCTGTTTCGATCCCACCGGTCGATCGTCGTCTTCGCGGGCGTGGTCATCCTCGGCAAGCGACTCCTCGGAACCGGACTGGTTACCGCGCTCCCGACGCCTGTAGTCGGGACGATGGAAGCCGTAACCGGGTTCGTCTTCGTCGTCCTGATCCGCGCTTACGTGGGAACGATCGCCGCCAGCGAACTCACCGACACCCCTGTCACGGTGTGCGGCGGGCTACGTCGAAGCGTTGCCAGAGCGCCGGCGCTGGTCGGCGTCGTTGCGCTCGTAGTTCTTGCAGCGATGCTGATTCCGTTCGTCCTGTCGCTTCCGGTCGTTCTCCTGGCCGGGGGCCTCGCTGCTATGTCGCTCGAGACGGTCGGATTCCCCGTCATCGCGGCGGTCGGGGGGGTCGTGTTCGCAGTCCCGTTTCTGCTCCTCGTCTTCAAGCTGTGGTTCGCGCCCGAAGCGTGCGTCATCGGTCAGTACGGCCCGCTCGAATCGCTCCGGGTGAGTTGGCGGATCACGGGGAACTACCACAGTAGATTCGTCCTCATCGTCCTCATCGCCGTCGGGAGCGCGATCAGCCTCTCCCTTCCGGCGTCACTCCCGGAACTGACGACAGGACTGTCACCGGCACCGCCGGTGTTGGACGCCATTTCCTCGAGCGTCGGTGACTTCGTCTCCGTTCTGTGGGCGAGTGCGTACGCACACATCTACGTCCAAAGCGTCGTCTCGTAGTGTCCCGTCTCACTCGTGGCTACGCGGGAACATCGGCTCGGACGCTCCACGCAGATCACCACCGCGCACCGTCTACTGTGCTCCCTCATCGTCCTGAGTTGGTCCTTCGCTTCGTGGCTCCCACCGAGGGTGTTCCACGTGAGCCAGTGTAGCGTACACATACCGGACCGTCACACGGACGACCGCCGTCGTCAGCACGTGGATCAGTCGAACGCGTAGCGTCGGTACCGTCGGATCGCGTAGCGGTACGCCCCGTATGATACGCCTACGATCAGTGTCACGTACGCTCCGAAGCCGACGAGAAAGACGAGAGTGAGTACGAGGTTTCCGGCGACGGCGAACCACGTCACCACGAGCCCGAGCCCCGTTCCGCCACCGACGACGAACAGATACCCGATCATCACGAGCGTCGACGGCACGACCGTTTCGGTCCCCCAGAACTCGCGCTCCTCGTATATCGGGTACGCCGCGCCGATGCCGGGCGCGAACGTCGCCGCGGCAACGCAGGTCCCGACTCCGACACCTGCGAAGGCCAGGGCTCGCGGCACTGCCGTTCCGAGGCCGACCGACGCGAGCGGAGCGAGAACGGCGATCGGGAGACCGACGGCAGCACCGGCCACCACCCGCCCGCGGACGAGGGCCCGTGGTTCGGTCGTGGTGAGCAGCAGTAACGGGAGCTGCGGGCGGTCGTCCCCGAGCGGGTTCAATCCGAACGCCGCTCCCGCGAGAACCGTCCCGAGGCCGACCCCCGTGGCCGCGACGAGAACCC comes from Halobellus ruber and encodes:
- a CDS encoding DUF7847 domain-containing protein, whose translation is MAVVAAFNDGAAASKRQSVLLVAGLVPGAGSQLRHVDDLVGSPVLSAGASVAWLVAFPFVLGTARDAVEGPGVSPARIVTSARTHYLRPVLATVLFVGIVLGAGRLLGVAGLVFGIGTTALTAAHELLAVAAGIGSMLVWLASVLVVCLFVQFYDAATVVEDHGVTGAFRSSARLVRANLTSVVGVSEIWLVLSNAFRIPEFVRRTVLIGRTPPDAPGCRSARGRRWPVGGGRRVLLHAAYYLRLIATTAPLGRGG
- a CDS encoding ArsR/SmtB family transcription factor, with translation MPRLLPTQTDATIERSDSPTVLSLDDDDTRDVIEALSSETAYGIFRLLNETPATPARIAEQLDQSIQNVHYHLSNLESAGVIEVTDTCYSEKGREMSVYVVSEDPTLLFLGTEDDRPSLKRAFRSFASLLGPPSILLAAGEAVSQLLTGE